Proteins from one Streptomyces sp. NBC_00390 genomic window:
- the proS gene encoding proline--tRNA ligase, with product MAKAPVLTPQAEDFPRWYQDLINKAELADNGPVRGTMVIRPYGYGLWERMQQEMDARIKDAGAQNAYFPLFIPQSYLTREAEHVEGFAPELAVVTHGGGKELEEPVVVRPTSETIINDYFSKWVQSYRDLPLLINQWANVVRWEMRPRVFLRTTEFLWQEGHTAHATYEDARDYAAYIHKEVYADFMVNVLGIDVVLGRKTPKERFAGAINTLTLEGMMGDGKALQLGTSHELGTNFAKAFNTSYLSKEGHQELVWQTSWGVSTRMVGGLIMSHGDDNGLRVPPRLAAVQVVVMAIKGDEAVAKVRELGEALKAAGLRVHVDDRVDTPFGRRAVDWELKGVPVRIEIGPRDLEAGTAMLARRIPGGKEPVSIESLVALLPKVLEDDQALLLEQSRARREARTSDVTTIEEAAEAAVAGGWARMPWAALGEDGEARLAEQAVSVRCLVAEDGSVPDADDAPGTVALVARAY from the coding sequence ATGGCTAAGGCACCCGTTCTCACGCCCCAGGCGGAAGACTTCCCACGCTGGTACCAGGACCTGATCAACAAGGCCGAACTGGCGGACAACGGCCCGGTGCGCGGCACCATGGTCATCCGACCGTACGGCTACGGCCTGTGGGAGCGGATGCAGCAGGAGATGGACGCCCGCATCAAGGACGCGGGCGCTCAGAACGCCTACTTCCCGCTCTTCATCCCCCAGTCTTACCTGACCCGGGAAGCTGAGCATGTCGAGGGCTTCGCGCCCGAGCTCGCGGTGGTCACGCACGGTGGCGGCAAGGAGCTCGAGGAGCCGGTCGTGGTGCGGCCGACCTCCGAGACGATCATCAACGACTACTTCTCGAAGTGGGTGCAGAGCTATCGCGACCTGCCGCTGCTGATCAACCAGTGGGCGAACGTGGTCCGTTGGGAGATGCGGCCGCGTGTCTTCCTGCGGACGACGGAATTCCTCTGGCAGGAGGGCCACACGGCGCACGCCACGTACGAGGACGCCCGCGACTATGCCGCGTACATCCACAAGGAGGTGTACGCGGACTTCATGGTCAACGTGCTGGGCATCGATGTGGTGCTCGGCCGCAAGACGCCCAAGGAGCGCTTCGCCGGGGCGATCAACACCCTCACGCTGGAAGGCATGATGGGCGACGGCAAGGCCCTTCAGCTGGGGACGAGTCACGAGCTCGGCACCAACTTCGCCAAGGCGTTCAACACCTCGTACCTCTCCAAGGAGGGGCACCAGGAGCTGGTCTGGCAGACCTCCTGGGGTGTGTCGACGCGCATGGTCGGCGGTCTGATCATGTCCCACGGCGACGACAACGGCCTGCGCGTCCCGCCGCGGCTGGCAGCCGTACAGGTCGTCGTGATGGCCATCAAGGGCGACGAGGCGGTCGCCAAGGTCCGGGAGCTCGGCGAGGCGCTGAAGGCGGCGGGTCTGCGGGTGCACGTCGACGACCGCGTCGACACCCCGTTCGGCCGCCGGGCGGTCGACTGGGAGCTCAAGGGCGTTCCGGTACGCATCGAGATCGGCCCGCGGGATCTGGAGGCGGGCACCGCGATGCTGGCCCGCCGTATCCCCGGGGGCAAGGAGCCGGTGAGCATCGAGTCGCTCGTCGCGCTGCTGCCGAAGGTCCTCGAGGACGACCAGGCGCTGCTGCTCGAGCAGTCCCGGGCCCGCCGCGAGGCCCGTACCAGCGACGTCACGACGATCGAGGAGGCCGCCGAGGCCGCGGTCGCCGGCGGCTGGGCCCGTATGCCGTGGGCCGCACTGGGTGAGGACGGGGAGGCCAGGCTCGCGGAGCAGGCCGTGTCCGTGCGGTGTCTGGTGGCCGAGGACGGGTCGGTGCCCGACGCCGACGACGCGCCGGGTACCGTCGCTCTGGTGGCCCGCGCCTACTGA
- a CDS encoding RNA-binding protein, with protein sequence MLEEALEHLVKGIVDNPDDVQVASRNLRRGRVLEVRVHPDDLGKVIGRNGRTARALRTVVGAIGGRGIRVDLVDVDQVR encoded by the coding sequence ATGCTCGAGGAGGCTCTCGAGCACCTCGTGAAGGGCATCGTCGACAACCCGGACGATGTGCAGGTGGCTTCGCGCAATCTGCGCCGCGGCCGCGTGCTGGAGGTCCGGGTGCACCCCGACGATCTCGGTAAGGTGATCGGCCGCAACGGCCGCACCGCTCGCGCCCTGCGTACCGTCGTGGGCGCAATCGGCGGCCGTGGCATCCGCGTCGACCTCGTCGACGTGGACCAGGTTCGCTGA
- the trmD gene encoding tRNA (guanosine(37)-N1)-methyltransferase TrmD, translated as MRLDVITIFPEYLEPLNVSLVGKARARGRLDVRVHDLRTWTYDRHNTVDDTPYGGGPGMVMKTEPWGDSLDDILADGYESGARQPVLVVPTPSGRPFTQELAVGLSACPWLIFTPARYEGIDRRVVDEYATRMPVHEVSIGDYVLAGGEAAVLVITEAVARLLPGVLGNAESHRDDSFAPGAMADLLEGPVYTKPPTWRGRTIPDVLVSGHHGKIARWRRDEAFRRTALNRPDLIERCDAADFDKKDREILSMLGWAPEPGGRFWRRPEAMEE; from the coding sequence ATGCGGCTCGACGTCATCACGATCTTCCCCGAGTACCTGGAGCCGCTGAACGTCTCCCTCGTCGGCAAGGCCCGCGCGCGCGGCCGGCTCGACGTCCGGGTGCACGATCTGCGGACCTGGACGTACGACCGCCACAACACGGTCGACGACACCCCCTACGGCGGCGGCCCCGGCATGGTCATGAAGACCGAGCCCTGGGGCGACTCCCTCGACGACATCCTGGCCGACGGTTACGAGTCGGGCGCGCGGCAGCCGGTCCTGGTGGTGCCCACGCCCAGCGGGCGCCCCTTCACGCAGGAACTCGCCGTCGGGCTCTCCGCGTGCCCCTGGCTGATCTTCACCCCCGCCCGCTACGAAGGCATCGACCGCCGGGTCGTCGACGAGTACGCGACCCGGATGCCGGTCCACGAGGTGTCGATCGGGGACTATGTGCTGGCCGGCGGCGAGGCGGCCGTACTGGTGATCACCGAGGCCGTGGCCCGGCTGCTGCCCGGAGTCCTGGGCAACGCCGAATCCCACCGGGACGACTCGTTCGCCCCCGGTGCGATGGCCGATCTGCTGGAGGGGCCCGTCTACACCAAGCCCCCGACCTGGCGCGGCCGCACGATCCCCGACGTCCTCGTCAGCGGCCACCATGGCAAGATCGCGCGCTGGCGGCGGGACGAGGCATTCCGCCGGACCGCGCTCAACCGGCCTGATCTGATCGAGCGTTGCGACGCCGCCGACTTCGACAAGAAGGACCGGGAGATCCTGTCGATGCTGGGCTGGGCGCCTGAGCCGGGCGGCCGATTTTGGCGCAGGCCCGAGGCCATGGAAGAATGA
- the rpsP gene encoding 30S ribosomal protein S16, giving the protein MAVKIKLKRLGKIRQPHYRIVVADSRTRRDGRAIEEIGLYHPTYNPSRIEVDSERAQYWLSVGAQPTEPVMAILKLTGDWQKHKGLPAPAPLLQPATKEDKRASFDAFAKALEGDDAKGEAITPKAKKADKKADEAEAAPAESTEA; this is encoded by the coding sequence GTGGCAGTCAAGATCAAGCTGAAGCGTCTCGGCAAGATTCGCCAGCCCCACTACCGCATCGTCGTCGCCGACTCCCGTACCCGCCGTGACGGCCGGGCCATCGAGGAGATCGGTCTGTACCACCCGACGTACAACCCGTCGCGCATCGAGGTCGACTCGGAGCGTGCGCAGTACTGGCTGTCCGTCGGCGCCCAGCCGACCGAGCCGGTCATGGCCATCCTGAAGCTCACCGGCGACTGGCAGAAGCACAAGGGCCTGCCGGCCCCGGCGCCGCTGCTGCAGCCGGCGACGAAGGAGGACAAGCGCGCTTCCTTCGACGCCTTCGCCAAGGCTCTCGAGGGTGACGACGCCAAGGGTGAGGCCATCACCCCGAAGGCGAAGAAGGCCGACAAGAAGGCGGACGAGGCCGAGGCCGCTCCCGCCGAGTCGACCGAGGCCTGA
- the rimM gene encoding ribosome maturation factor RimM (Essential for efficient processing of 16S rRNA): MQLVVARIGRAHGIKGEVIVEVRTDEPELRLGPGAVLATDPAGAGPLTIETGRVHSGRLLLRFEGVRDRNAAEALRNTLLIAEVDPEELPAEPDEYYDHQLMDLDVVLADGTEIGRITEISHLPSQDLFIVERPDGSEVMIPFVEEIVTEIDLTEQKAVIAPPPGLIDESEAEVASSRDEPSRDEN; the protein is encoded by the coding sequence GTGCAGCTGGTAGTCGCGCGGATCGGCCGCGCCCACGGCATCAAGGGCGAGGTCATCGTCGAGGTGCGCACGGACGAGCCGGAGCTGAGGCTCGGACCCGGCGCCGTGCTGGCCACGGACCCGGCCGGGGCCGGACCGCTGACCATCGAGACCGGCCGGGTGCACAGCGGGCGGCTGCTGCTGCGCTTCGAGGGTGTGAGGGACCGCAACGCGGCCGAGGCGCTGCGGAACACCCTGCTGATCGCCGAGGTCGACCCCGAGGAGCTCCCCGCGGAGCCTGACGAGTACTACGACCACCAGCTGATGGACCTCGACGTGGTCCTCGCCGACGGCACCGAGATCGGGCGGATCACCGAGATCAGCCATCTGCCCTCGCAGGACCTGTTCATCGTGGAGCGGCCCGACGGCAGCGAGGTGATGATCCCCTTCGTCGAGGAGATCGTCACGGAGATCGACCTCACCGAGCAGAAGGCCGTCATCGCCCCGCCGCCCGGCCTGATCGACGAGAGTGAGGCCGAGGTCGCTTCATCGCGGGACGAGCCGTCGAGGGACGAGAACTGA